The following are from one region of the Stigmatella ashevillena genome:
- a CDS encoding Kelch repeat-containing protein, producing the protein MHPRLCSLAALLLLCLAACTSQPPQPTGSVQFAASTQQALSASDITRVKVTVSAAEMSSLVVELAKSNGAWGGLIGNIPTGAHRAFLAEAFDASGTKRFQGQTSGVTLTANQTTAVAITLQELAPPPPYANEVPVIDSLVASPTSVQTGGSISLSATVHDPNAGDTLSLAWTASGGTFSASSAATTSWTAPASVGFQHLTFTVTDAQGSAVSVSLTVNVVSGASSGHAALNLSFNLFPVVSRVSASLNRLDAGQSTSVSATASDADGDTLLYQWTATCPGTWTHATSSAASFVPSSVPSGACNNCQLTVTVQDGRGGQTTGSLNLCIASVSTTHFPPSFSNFYQSATSISPGQTVAFDVTALDPQSSSLTFAWTSNAGSLATAQDTAQTSRVVWTAPSCTETGDTPTVTATVTNAYGLSASKAFSLSGLPTCVRWSSAGFMAEARHVHTATLLPSGKVLIAGGYIPAGSRYIASAELYDPATHSWSSTAPMPVERGYHTATLLPSGKVLIVGGQNGIFPLATAVVYDPATHSWSSAAPMLSARASYTATLLPSGKVLVAGGYHRTAGALASAELYDPATNSWSSAAPMASTRHLHTATLLPSGKVLVAGAGVEGSALATAELYDPATDTWSSAGSLSTRRDLHTATLLPSGKVLIAGGPYANTVASAELYDPATNSWSSGGTLITRRSGYHTATLLPSGKVLLVAGTSVEGGALATAELYDPATNAWSSAGAMASARVAHTATWLNSGKVLFTGGLDRTNLSSAELYTP; encoded by the coding sequence ATGCACCCGCGTCTCTGCTCACTCGCCGCCCTGCTGCTGCTCTGCCTCGCAGCCTGCACCTCTCAACCCCCTCAGCCCACCGGCTCCGTCCAGTTCGCTGCCTCGACCCAGCAGGCCCTCTCCGCCAGTGACATCACCCGCGTCAAGGTGACCGTTTCTGCCGCAGAGATGTCTTCCCTCGTGGTCGAACTCGCGAAATCCAACGGCGCCTGGGGCGGACTCATTGGCAACATCCCCACAGGCGCCCACCGAGCCTTCCTCGCCGAGGCCTTCGACGCCTCCGGCACCAAACGCTTCCAGGGCCAGACTTCTGGCGTCACCCTCACCGCCAACCAGACCACTGCTGTCGCCATCACGCTCCAGGAGCTGGCCCCGCCGCCTCCCTATGCCAATGAAGTGCCCGTCATTGACTCCCTCGTGGCCTCTCCCACCTCCGTCCAGACCGGCGGCTCGATCTCCCTGAGCGCCACGGTTCATGATCCCAACGCGGGTGACACCCTCTCCCTGGCGTGGACCGCCTCGGGCGGCACTTTCTCTGCGTCCTCTGCTGCGACCACCTCGTGGACGGCACCTGCCTCTGTCGGCTTCCAGCACCTCACCTTCACCGTGACCGACGCTCAGGGCTCGGCCGTCTCCGTCTCCCTCACCGTCAACGTCGTCTCGGGGGCCTCCTCCGGTCACGCGGCCCTCAACCTCTCCTTCAACCTCTTCCCCGTCGTCTCCAGGGTCTCGGCCTCTCTCAACCGTCTGGACGCGGGGCAATCCACTTCGGTCTCCGCCACCGCTTCCGACGCGGATGGCGACACCCTCCTCTACCAGTGGACCGCCACCTGCCCCGGCACCTGGACCCATGCCACCTCCAGCGCCGCCTCCTTCGTCCCTTCCTCCGTTCCCTCCGGCGCCTGTAACAACTGTCAGCTCACCGTCACGGTTCAAGACGGTCGCGGAGGACAGACCACCGGCTCTCTCAACCTCTGCATCGCCTCGGTCTCCACCACGCACTTCCCACCCTCTTTCTCCAACTTCTACCAGTCGGCCACCTCCATCTCCCCAGGCCAAACGGTGGCCTTTGACGTCACCGCCCTGGATCCCCAGTCCAGCTCCCTGACGTTTGCTTGGACTTCCAATGCCGGCTCGCTGGCCACGGCGCAGGACACCGCCCAGACCAGCCGCGTCGTGTGGACGGCCCCCTCGTGCACGGAGACAGGGGACACTCCCACCGTCACCGCGACTGTCACCAATGCCTATGGCCTCTCAGCCTCGAAGGCCTTCTCCCTCTCCGGCCTGCCAACGTGCGTCCGTTGGTCGTCCGCGGGCTTCATGGCCGAGGCCCGCCACGTCCACACCGCCACCCTGCTCCCCTCTGGAAAGGTGCTCATCGCAGGCGGCTACATCCCTGCTGGCTCCCGCTACATCGCCTCCGCGGAGTTGTACGATCCGGCCACCCACTCCTGGTCCTCAACCGCCCCCATGCCCGTGGAGCGCGGCTACCACACCGCCACCCTGCTCCCCTCCGGAAAGGTGCTCATCGTGGGTGGCCAAAATGGGATTTTTCCTCTCGCCACCGCGGTGGTGTACGACCCGGCGACCCACTCCTGGTCCTCGGCCGCCCCCATGCTCTCGGCCCGCGCCTCCTACACCGCCACCCTGCTCCCCTCCGGCAAGGTGCTCGTCGCGGGGGGCTACCACCGCACTGCTGGCGCCCTTGCCTCCGCGGAGCTGTACGATCCGGCCACCAACTCCTGGTCCTCGGCCGCCCCCATGGCTTCGACACGCCACCTCCACACCGCCACCCTGCTCCCCTCGGGAAAGGTGCTCGTCGCGGGGGCTGGCGTCGAGGGCAGCGCCCTCGCCACCGCAGAGCTGTACGACCCGGCCACTGACACCTGGTCCTCGGCCGGCTCCCTGTCCACGAGACGCGACCTCCACACCGCCACCCTGCTCCCCTCCGGCAAGGTGCTCATCGCGGGGGGCCCCTATGCCAACACTGTTGCCTCCGCGGAGCTGTACGATCCGGCCACCAATTCCTGGTCCTCAGGCGGCACCCTGATCACGAGACGCAGCGGCTACCACACCGCCACCTTGCTCCCCTCCGGCAAGGTGCTGCTCGTCGCGGGAACCAGCGTCGAGGGCGGCGCCCTCGCCACCGCAGAGCTGTACGATCCAGCTACCAACGCCTGGTCCTCGGCGGGCGCCATGGCCTCGGCCCGCGTCGCCCACACCGCCACCTGGCTCAACTCCGGCAAGGTGCTCTTCACGGGAGGCTTGGATCGGACCAATCTCTCCTCCGCAGAGCTCTACACGCCCTGA
- a CDS encoding imm11 family protein, translating into MRYFKLSDDMSRQGRWLLGDPTDSQGQEVDDPWQFKAGCPVAIEERLKIPIYHPGSSLDFTLTDVGGAPVVHKRVASIFAELAPDDVQVIPVDVDGLIEPYCILVATRLIRCIDDNASEEVRYWKPEDDRPDKVGKYRAVYGMRIDPTKVGDAKIFRTWGWTVALIVSEDIKDALERAGVTGCQFKEVTGPSAISPQERERNRKLLALRDETDVAREAFWRTLGTLDEEAIIPIVVGGGWPARRQVWRVIHRPEGRILLVTDGLSDFFVDRVEPSVGFGLELALETNEPLGDVEKSWPLQILERVGNEIAEHEGVREKVKAGFLSMEVSGQGMPEPLLTKEGRVGVLLGMESSTLPGCFTMPAGEVRLVTVKVLMPVELAYLLEHGKRGREELVRRFCQEGQAHVSRAWRQPVV; encoded by the coding sequence ATGCGATACTTCAAACTCTCCGATGACATGAGTCGCCAGGGGCGATGGCTGCTGGGAGACCCCACGGATTCACAGGGCCAAGAGGTGGATGACCCCTGGCAGTTCAAGGCTGGATGCCCCGTCGCGATTGAAGAGCGACTCAAGATCCCCATTTATCATCCCGGGAGTTCTCTCGATTTCACGCTGACGGACGTTGGTGGCGCCCCCGTCGTTCATAAGAGAGTTGCGAGCATCTTCGCGGAGTTGGCGCCTGACGACGTGCAGGTCATACCGGTCGACGTCGACGGGCTGATTGAGCCGTACTGTATCCTCGTCGCTACTCGGCTCATCCGGTGCATCGACGACAACGCCTCGGAGGAGGTGCGGTACTGGAAGCCGGAGGATGACCGACCGGACAAGGTCGGGAAGTACCGCGCTGTCTACGGCATGCGAATCGACCCGACAAAGGTGGGCGACGCAAAGATCTTCCGGACCTGGGGGTGGACGGTGGCGCTCATCGTGTCCGAGGACATCAAGGATGCACTAGAGCGCGCAGGCGTCACGGGCTGCCAGTTCAAAGAGGTCACCGGCCCAAGCGCCATCAGTCCGCAGGAGCGCGAACGCAACCGGAAGCTCCTGGCGCTTCGGGATGAGACGGACGTGGCCCGCGAAGCCTTCTGGCGCACCCTGGGGACGTTGGACGAGGAAGCCATCATTCCCATCGTCGTCGGGGGTGGATGGCCGGCCCGGCGCCAGGTCTGGCGCGTCATTCATCGCCCGGAGGGTCGCATCCTGTTGGTGACGGACGGGTTGTCAGACTTCTTCGTGGACCGAGTGGAGCCGTCCGTAGGCTTTGGCCTGGAATTGGCCCTGGAGACGAACGAGCCCCTCGGGGATGTCGAGAAGAGCTGGCCCCTGCAAATCCTGGAGCGGGTGGGGAATGAAATCGCGGAACACGAGGGCGTGCGCGAGAAGGTGAAGGCAGGCTTCCTGTCCATGGAGGTCTCTGGCCAGGGAATGCCCGAGCCGCTCTTGACGAAGGAGGGCAGGGTGGGAGTGTTGCTGGGAATGGAGTCGAGCACGCTGCCAGGCTGCTTCACCATGCCAGCCGGAGAGGTGCGGCTGGTCACGGTGAAGGTGCTGATGCCCGTAGAGCTTGCGTACTTGCTGGAGCACGGGAAGCGTGGGCGAGAAGAGCTGGTGCGGCGCTTCTGCCAGGAAGGCCAGGCGCACGTGTCTCGCGCTTGGCGCCAGCCCGTGGTGTGA
- a CDS encoding AHH domain-containing protein: MTLHWGTVVLWVLMGTGCATSRVVRLDTGEGRPLVYTPRTDAEPVRLGSGEFQEAVQKMARTAPRSSRPREAALRLLNLGPLRASSHVRGRLGLVSVKNPQRGRLLVTEVPDAETELASAYGGWCQRQRMSRDCLHLLEESVTLDEEGKRTLAFRLALDSVWDETAEALEGLTDKEAMVTMLATTGAVYFALWLVPDPVLSKGIAATLTVALIAYLGWDTVWSLVQGWRVLAKEVEGAATFDEIRDAGERYGEVMGKNAARAFVMLATAALGSTAQTLAARIPSLPGSAQASLVGAGQGGFRLAAAGQVEAVAVSTDGVVTIALAPGAVAMTARDTSAAVSGPVEPEGHEHHIATNKWWDSTSSGGPWSPRFQKFFDRAGMSLDDAANKVRVPGHKGPHPQKYHEQIYERLEDAMGGCRSIQQCREALVGELHVLAREITQPGSRLNALVTRN, translated from the coding sequence ATGACGCTGCACTGGGGAACCGTCGTGTTGTGGGTCTTGATGGGAACAGGCTGTGCCACCTCAAGGGTGGTGCGCTTGGACACGGGCGAGGGGCGCCCTCTCGTCTACACGCCACGCACGGATGCGGAGCCGGTCAGGCTGGGCTCCGGCGAGTTCCAGGAGGCGGTCCAGAAGATGGCGCGCACTGCGCCTCGCTCCTCGCGGCCAAGGGAAGCGGCGCTGCGGCTGCTCAACCTGGGCCCCCTTCGCGCGTCCTCTCATGTGCGTGGGCGTCTGGGACTGGTCTCCGTCAAGAATCCGCAGAGAGGCCGTTTGCTCGTGACTGAGGTGCCGGACGCGGAAACGGAGTTGGCGAGCGCCTACGGAGGCTGGTGCCAGCGCCAGAGGATGTCCCGAGACTGCCTGCATCTGCTGGAGGAGAGCGTCACGCTGGACGAGGAGGGCAAGCGTACCTTGGCGTTTCGCTTGGCCTTGGATTCGGTCTGGGATGAGACGGCCGAAGCCTTGGAGGGACTGACGGACAAGGAGGCGATGGTGACGATGCTCGCCACGACGGGGGCCGTCTACTTCGCCTTGTGGCTGGTGCCCGACCCGGTGCTGTCGAAGGGAATCGCCGCGACGCTGACGGTGGCGCTCATCGCCTACCTGGGGTGGGACACGGTGTGGAGCCTCGTGCAGGGCTGGAGGGTGTTGGCGAAGGAGGTAGAGGGGGCGGCCACCTTCGATGAGATACGGGATGCGGGAGAGAGGTACGGGGAAGTGATGGGAAAGAACGCCGCGCGTGCGTTCGTCATGCTCGCGACGGCGGCACTGGGCAGCACGGCACAGACGCTGGCTGCGCGGATTCCCTCGCTGCCCGGTTCCGCGCAGGCCTCGCTGGTGGGCGCGGGGCAGGGCGGTTTCCGGCTGGCGGCGGCGGGGCAGGTGGAGGCCGTGGCGGTGTCCACGGATGGTGTGGTGACCATCGCGCTGGCTCCAGGAGCAGTGGCCATGACGGCTCGGGATACGAGCGCCGCTGTGTCGGGACCGGTGGAGCCTGAGGGGCACGAGCACCACATCGCCACGAACAAATGGTGGGACTCCACCAGCAGCGGTGGCCCGTGGTCACCCAGGTTCCAGAAGTTCTTCGACCGGGCCGGAATGTCGCTCGATGATGCGGCCAACAAGGTTCGTGTGCCGGGCCACAAAGGGCCGCACCCGCAGAAGTATCATGAACAGATTTACGAGCGGCTGGAGGATGCAATGGGGGGCTGCCGGAGCATCCAGCAATGCCGAGAGGCGCTCGTTGGAGAACTGCATGTCCTGGCCAGAGAGATCACCCAACCGGGTTCTCGGCTCAATGCCCTGGTCACCCGGAACTGA
- a CDS encoding ribbon-helix-helix domain-containing protein, protein MQDGNVSSLSADAPSAPADAGEVRSAPEVEVVSTHVLVAEEQVQKLRELSRRTRIAQSEYLREAVEDLLAKYGRGGGQT, encoded by the coding sequence ATGCAGGATGGCAACGTCAGCTCACTGAGCGCCGACGCCCCGTCGGCCCCCGCCGACGCAGGTGAAGTCCGCTCCGCCCCAGAGGTCGAGGTCGTCTCCACCCACGTCCTTGTCGCCGAGGAGCAGGTTCAGAAACTCCGCGAGCTGTCCCGGCGCACCCGCATTGCCCAGAGCGAGTACCTCCGCGAGGCCGTCGAGGATCTGCTCGCCAAGTACGGCCGGGGTGGAGGACAAACCTGA
- a CDS encoding lysylphosphatidylglycerol synthase transmembrane domain-containing protein, which produces MKRAVKLVASVLVTLLFSWWAFRNTDWQSQWASLRSANYLYVLPYFGILTLIHLCRTLRWGCLLSGIERVPFRPLNQASGIGFMMLLVMPFRLGEFARPYLIAQRSSIRSSAAMTSVVLERITDGLFVATLLRALLFFIPTETPEVRYVKLGSTLMFAVFGGGLAFLLFARWQHDRAVHLVRATVGRLVPKLADKMADVVDGFVGAMRQLPDGKQITFFFFYTVAYWGLNGAGMALLSRAFSCAGTVDPSCQPMGLTLFQGYVVMTVLVVGLMIPAAPGMMGTFQAATKVGMSLFLPATVVNSSGLAYANVMWLCQTLQQVGFGLLLLSLGHLSFRDIANKMDKGGEASAPTA; this is translated from the coding sequence GTGAAGCGTGCCGTCAAGCTCGTGGCCAGCGTGCTGGTCACCCTCCTGTTCTCGTGGTGGGCGTTCCGAAACACGGACTGGCAGTCGCAGTGGGCCAGTCTCCGTTCGGCGAACTACCTCTATGTGTTGCCGTATTTCGGCATCCTGACCCTCATCCACCTGTGCCGGACGTTGCGGTGGGGGTGCCTGCTGTCGGGCATCGAGCGGGTGCCGTTCCGGCCGCTCAACCAGGCCTCCGGCATTGGCTTCATGATGCTGCTGGTGATGCCGTTCCGGCTGGGGGAGTTCGCCCGGCCCTACCTCATCGCCCAGCGCAGCTCGATCCGGAGCAGCGCGGCGATGACCTCGGTGGTGCTCGAGCGCATCACGGACGGGCTCTTCGTGGCCACGCTCCTGCGCGCGCTGCTCTTCTTCATCCCCACGGAGACGCCGGAAGTCCGCTACGTGAAGCTGGGCTCCACGCTGATGTTCGCCGTGTTTGGCGGTGGGCTGGCCTTCCTGCTCTTCGCGCGCTGGCAGCACGATCGCGCGGTGCACCTGGTGCGCGCCACGGTGGGCAGGCTCGTTCCGAAGCTGGCGGACAAGATGGCTGACGTGGTGGACGGCTTCGTCGGGGCGATGCGCCAACTGCCGGACGGCAAGCAGATCACCTTCTTCTTCTTCTATACCGTGGCCTACTGGGGGCTGAATGGCGCGGGCATGGCGCTGCTCTCGCGGGCGTTCAGCTGCGCGGGCACGGTGGACCCGTCGTGCCAGCCGATGGGCCTGACGCTGTTCCAGGGCTACGTGGTGATGACGGTGCTGGTGGTGGGGCTGATGATCCCCGCGGCGCCGGGGATGATGGGCACCTTCCAGGCGGCGACGAAGGTGGGCATGAGCCTCTTTTTGCCGGCCACGGTGGTGAACTCCAGTGGGCTGGCCTACGCGAACGTGATGTGGCTGTGCCAGACGCTCCAGCAAGTGGGCTTCGGCCTGCTGCTGCTGTCCTTGGGGCACCTGTCCTTCCGGGATATCGCCAACAAGATGGACAAGGGGGGCGAAGCCTCGGCCCCCACGGCCTGA
- a CDS encoding tyrosine-protein phosphatase, giving the protein MSGLVDLHCHLLPGVDDGARTLEESLEMARALVDLGFSTVAPSPHARPEYASREVVETRRAEVGAALEREGIALALERNAENLLDDAFLRGLGTPEALMLGAGPYALVELPYKSPVPALLDILFRIRTKGVRPVIAHPERCWEFERKGRAAEAVRAGALLQMDVGALIGRYGSTAKKVARALLDEGLYALAATDLHGPTEARDWVGRALGELRQQTGERAFGQLFQEHPRRLLAGEALESMQD; this is encoded by the coding sequence GTGAGCGGTCTGGTCGACCTGCACTGCCACCTGTTGCCGGGCGTGGACGACGGCGCCCGGACGCTGGAAGAGAGCTTGGAGATGGCCAGGGCCCTGGTGGACCTGGGCTTCTCCACCGTGGCGCCCAGTCCCCATGCCCGGCCGGAGTATGCCTCCCGGGAAGTCGTCGAGACGCGGCGGGCGGAGGTGGGTGCGGCCCTGGAGCGTGAGGGCATCGCGCTGGCCCTGGAACGCAACGCGGAGAACCTCCTCGACGACGCCTTCCTGCGGGGATTGGGAACGCCGGAGGCCCTGATGTTGGGCGCGGGCCCGTATGCCCTGGTGGAGCTGCCCTACAAGTCCCCCGTGCCGGCCTTGCTGGACATCCTCTTTCGCATCCGCACCAAAGGCGTCCGACCCGTCATCGCGCACCCCGAGCGGTGCTGGGAATTCGAACGCAAGGGCCGGGCCGCTGAGGCCGTCCGGGCCGGGGCCTTGTTGCAGATGGATGTGGGGGCCCTCATCGGACGCTACGGCAGCACGGCGAAGAAGGTGGCCCGGGCCCTTCTGGACGAGGGCTTGTACGCGCTCGCCGCAACGGACCTACACGGTCCTACAGAAGCACGGGACTGGGTGGGTCGGGCGCTGGGCGAGCTTCGCCAGCAAACGGGGGAGCGGGCCTTTGGCCAACTGTTCCAGGAGCACCCACGTCGGCTGCTGGCGGGAGAGGCGCTGGAGTCCATGCAGGACTGA
- a CDS encoding DNA gyrase inhibitor YacG, which produces MSLPACPICQKPTPPRAENPSYPFCSRRCRAVDLGRWLGEEYRVPDRQSDEREDELPPGHPERGGDA; this is translated from the coding sequence ATGTCGCTTCCTGCCTGCCCCATCTGTCAGAAGCCCACCCCTCCTCGCGCCGAAAACCCCTCCTACCCGTTCTGCTCGCGGCGGTGCCGTGCGGTGGACCTGGGCCGGTGGTTGGGGGAGGAGTACCGGGTGCCCGACCGCCAGTCCGACGAGCGGGAGGATGAGCTGCCGCCGGGACACCCCGAGCGGGGCGGCGACGCGTGA
- a CDS encoding NAD(P)H-quinone oxidoreductase produces MHVFRTTGAGGPEVLSFEERPDLTPGPSEVLVRVRATALNRADLLQLKGHYPPPPGAPPDIPGLEYAGEVVAVGPRVRRFQPGARVMGLVGGGAWAEQLTVHEREALPVPEGMDFTEAAAIPEVYFTAFDALVLQGGLRPGETVLVHAVASGVGSAAALLCRAMGVRVVGTGRNAPKLERAREWGVAHTVLVQGSPPRFAQAVREATGGLGADVALDLVGGDYVPETLEALAPQGRTLLVGLVAGAQTQVNLGLILSKRLRITGTTLRSRPLEEKIAVAQAAERHLLPLFRAGALQPVIDAVVPIRDIREALQRLAGNETVGKVVLRWE; encoded by the coding sequence ATGCACGTCTTCCGAACCACCGGTGCGGGCGGTCCCGAGGTCCTCTCGTTCGAGGAGCGCCCGGATCTCACCCCCGGCCCCTCCGAGGTGCTCGTCCGCGTGCGGGCCACCGCGCTCAACCGGGCCGACCTGCTCCAGCTCAAGGGCCACTACCCTCCGCCCCCCGGCGCGCCCCCGGACATCCCCGGCCTCGAGTATGCGGGCGAGGTGGTGGCCGTGGGGCCCCGCGTGCGCCGCTTCCAGCCCGGAGCCCGGGTCATGGGGCTCGTCGGAGGCGGGGCCTGGGCCGAGCAGCTCACCGTCCACGAGCGTGAGGCGCTCCCCGTGCCCGAGGGCATGGACTTCACGGAGGCGGCGGCGATCCCCGAGGTCTACTTCACGGCGTTCGATGCCCTCGTGCTCCAGGGAGGCCTGCGGCCCGGGGAGACCGTGCTCGTCCACGCCGTGGCCAGCGGCGTGGGCTCCGCGGCGGCCCTGCTGTGCCGGGCCATGGGCGTCCGCGTGGTAGGCACCGGCCGCAATGCCCCGAAGCTGGAGCGCGCCCGCGAGTGGGGCGTGGCGCACACGGTGCTCGTCCAGGGCTCCCCTCCCCGCTTCGCCCAGGCCGTCCGTGAGGCCACCGGAGGCCTGGGGGCCGATGTCGCGCTGGATCTCGTCGGCGGCGACTACGTCCCGGAGACCCTGGAGGCGCTGGCCCCCCAGGGGCGGACCCTGCTCGTGGGGCTCGTGGCGGGCGCCCAGACGCAGGTGAACCTGGGGCTCATCCTGTCCAAGCGCCTGCGAATCACTGGCACCACGCTCCGCAGCCGCCCCCTGGAGGAAAAGATCGCCGTGGCCCAGGCGGCCGAGCGCCACCTGCTCCCCCTGTTCCGCGCGGGGGCACTCCAGCCCGTCATCGACGCCGTGGTGCCCATCCGGGACATCCGGGAGGCACTCCAGCGGCTCGCGGGCAACGAGACCGTCGGAAAGGTGGTGCTGCGCTGGGAGTGA
- a CDS encoding agmatinase family protein → MATHFDPGAAAPADSGIFGLPHSPEEAHVVLIPVPFEATTSYGGGTSEGPAAVLQASRQVDLFDVETGRPYERGIALLPESEELRAWNTRAKERAQIVIEAGGVNPSQPELQAAADEVNQLCEKMNGTVYRTAKHWLDQGKRVGAIGGDHSISYGIIQAHAEKYPGLGVLHLDAHADLRNAYEGFTWSHASIMYNVVKRLPGVKSLVQVAVRDMSEEENQVIEGSQGRIRSFFDATLQQKRFDGVPWNRQVDELISLLPEHVYLSFDIDGLDPVLCPHTGTPVPGGLSFPEATALLAGVIRSGRTIVGFDLTEVAPDPEGGEWDGNVGARLLYKMIGWMLKSQRA, encoded by the coding sequence ATGGCTACCCACTTCGATCCCGGCGCCGCCGCCCCCGCCGATTCCGGCATCTTCGGTCTTCCCCACTCCCCCGAAGAGGCCCACGTCGTCCTCATCCCCGTCCCCTTCGAGGCCACCACCAGCTACGGGGGAGGCACCTCCGAGGGGCCCGCCGCCGTGCTCCAGGCCAGCCGCCAGGTGGACCTCTTCGACGTGGAGACCGGCCGCCCCTATGAGCGCGGCATCGCCCTGCTCCCCGAGTCCGAGGAGCTGCGCGCCTGGAACACCCGCGCCAAGGAGCGCGCCCAGATCGTCATCGAAGCCGGCGGGGTGAACCCCTCCCAGCCCGAACTCCAGGCCGCCGCCGACGAGGTCAACCAGCTCTGCGAGAAGATGAACGGCACCGTCTATCGCACCGCGAAGCACTGGCTCGACCAGGGCAAGCGCGTCGGGGCCATTGGGGGAGACCACTCCATCTCCTACGGCATCATCCAGGCCCACGCGGAGAAGTACCCCGGCCTGGGGGTCCTCCACCTCGATGCGCACGCGGACCTGCGCAACGCCTACGAGGGCTTCACCTGGTCCCACGCCTCCATCATGTACAACGTGGTGAAGCGCCTGCCTGGCGTGAAGTCGCTCGTCCAGGTGGCTGTGCGCGACATGAGCGAGGAAGAGAACCAGGTCATCGAGGGCTCCCAGGGCCGCATCCGCTCCTTCTTCGATGCCACCCTCCAGCAGAAGCGCTTCGACGGCGTGCCCTGGAACCGTCAGGTGGACGAGCTCATCTCCCTGCTGCCCGAGCACGTGTATTTGTCCTTCGACATCGACGGGCTGGATCCCGTCCTCTGTCCCCACACGGGCACCCCCGTGCCCGGCGGCCTGTCCTTTCCAGAGGCCACCGCGCTTCTGGCGGGAGTCATCCGCTCGGGTCGCACCATCGTCGGTTTTGATCTCACCGAGGTAGCGCCGGATCCCGAGGGCGGCGAGTGGGACGGCAACGTGGGCGCGCGGCTGCTCTACAAGATGATCGGCTGGATGCTGAAGTCTCAGCGCGCCTGA
- a CDS encoding ATP-binding response regulator has protein sequence MSLVLVADDEPAVLEVLSHVVEDLGHDVLCARDGEEAFGLARIRRPHLVVTDHMMPRLSGLELCRRLRGDDVLKSVPVILLSAVLPQGVPEASAFLHKPFEINDFEALIRQSLAQVHPPPAGAEVLPLEMLGQWVAQTLQGPLSVAREQLQRLNGAPSVDRQALDSLGTQLRKMEFLGRSLQEAAHLAAGNVMLQQVAGDLSLSLRLAVESWQAQKPEVPLHLTVPAEPVMVRHDAERIHQVLDALLANAIQRGTGQGEIRVELSASGSVAAVRVRDEGLGYPDEALPGLFAPFQPRAVKEGPGLGLYIASELARLHGGALSVECHPGKGVTFSLLLPQG, from the coding sequence ATGAGTCTCGTCCTGGTGGCGGACGATGAGCCTGCGGTACTTGAGGTTCTCAGTCATGTGGTGGAGGACCTGGGCCATGACGTGTTGTGCGCCCGGGATGGCGAGGAGGCCTTCGGGCTGGCGAGGATTCGCAGGCCGCACCTGGTGGTGACGGACCATATGATGCCGAGGCTGAGCGGGCTGGAACTATGCCGCCGGTTGAGGGGGGACGACGTGCTCAAGAGCGTGCCGGTCATCTTGCTGAGCGCAGTGTTGCCGCAGGGCGTGCCCGAGGCGTCCGCCTTTCTCCACAAACCCTTCGAGATCAACGACTTCGAGGCGCTCATCCGCCAGTCGCTGGCCCAGGTGCATCCACCGCCGGCAGGGGCGGAGGTCCTGCCCCTGGAGATGCTGGGCCAGTGGGTGGCGCAGACGCTCCAGGGCCCCCTGTCGGTGGCCCGCGAGCAACTTCAGCGGTTGAACGGGGCGCCCTCCGTGGATCGGCAGGCGCTGGACTCGCTGGGAACGCAGCTGCGGAAGATGGAGTTCCTGGGCCGGAGCCTCCAGGAGGCGGCGCACCTGGCGGCGGGCAACGTGATGTTGCAGCAGGTGGCCGGAGATCTGAGCCTGAGCCTGCGGCTCGCGGTGGAGTCCTGGCAGGCGCAGAAACCCGAGGTACCCCTGCACCTCACCGTGCCCGCGGAGCCCGTGATGGTGCGCCATGATGCCGAGCGCATTCACCAGGTGCTCGATGCGCTGCTGGCCAATGCCATCCAGCGAGGGACGGGGCAGGGGGAGATTCGCGTGGAGCTGAGCGCCTCCGGCTCCGTGGCGGCCGTGCGGGTGCGGGATGAGGGCCTGGGCTACCCGGACGAGGCGCTGCCGGGCCTGTTCGCCCCCTTTCAGCCGCGCGCGGTGAAGGAGGGCCCAGGGCTGGGGCTGTACATCGCCTCGGAGCTGGCGCGCCTGCATGGAGGCGCGCTGTCCGTCGAGTGCCACCCGGGCAAGGGCGTCACCTTCAGCCTGTTGCTGCCCCAGGGCTGA